The stretch of DNA GATAGCGGGCGACCCGGCCGAGACGTGGTCCACCAGCGCGTCGAGCGCCGCCACGCCGCCGCGGTCGCGGCCGCCCTTCTGGCTCGACCCCCGAACCGGAGTCACGCCCAGCGCGCGGAACGCCCTGACCACGAGATCGCCGTCGCCAGATTGCGACACCATGGCCGCCGTGTCCGGATCGGTGTTGATCGCCGCGGCGAGCTGATGGGCGTGGAGGATCGAGTACGCGAGCCGCTCGCCGCGGCGGTGCAGCTCGGGCCGTGGGTCGCCGTGGACCCGCAGCCGACAGGTGCGACGGAGCAGCAGCACATAGGCCGCGATTGGCCAAGCAATCAGCCGGGGAGATATCTTCACGGGCCGTAGAGACCGAGCGACGTACAAAACGCTCGGACTGTCCGCGCGAGACATAGGCATCTTATCCGAGTTGCGCCCCGGCCGATACGGAGCAATCGCCTGCCCTACCACGACGAAAAAACGAAGCCGCCGGCTTCCGCCGGCGGCTTCGCTATGGCTGACCGCTGAAAGCTGATGGCGAAGCCGCTAGCGGCTTCACGCCACGCCGAACTCCGGCCGGCGGCGGCCCAGCTGGCCTTGCAGACGCTGGACGATCGCCGAGTGCATCTGGCTGACGCGGCTCTCGGAGAGATCAAGAGTCGCGCCGATCTCCTTCATCGTCAGTTCCTCGTAGTAGTAGAGGATGATGATGAGGCGTTCATTGCGATTAAGGCCCTTGGTCACCAGACGCATCAGGTCCGACTTCTGGACGCGGCGCGTCGGGTCGTCCGACTTCTTGTCTTCGAGGATGTCGATCTCACGGACATCCTTGTAGCTGTCGGTCTCGTACCACTTCTTGTTGAGGCTGATCAGGCCGACGGCGTTCGCCTCTTGGATCATCTTCTCGAGCTCGCCGACGCTCAGCTCCATGTGCTCGGCCAGTTCGATCTCCGTCGGCGTGCGGCCGTGCCTGGCTTCGAGCGTCTTGACAGCCTCATTCAGTTTCGAGGCCTTCGACCGCACCAAGCGCGGCACCCAGTCCATCGAACGCAACTCGTCGAGCATCGCGCCGCGGATACGCGGGACGCAGTAGGTCTCGAACTTCACGCCACGGTCCATGTCGAACGCGTTGATCGCGTCCATCAGGCCGAAGACGCCGGCCGAGATCAGGTCGTCGAGTTCAACGCCATCCGGCAGGCGGCTCCAGATCCGCTCGCCGTTGTACTTGACCAGGGGCAAGTACTCTTCAACCAATTGGTTGCGGAGCGCCTTACTGTCGGGGTCGGCTTTGT from Botrimarina mediterranea encodes:
- a CDS encoding FliA/WhiG family RNA polymerase sigma factor; this encodes MAIVWRAYKADPDSKALRNQLVEEYLPLVKYNGERIWSRLPDGVELDDLISAGVFGLMDAINAFDMDRGVKFETYCVPRIRGAMLDELRSMDWVPRLVRSKASKLNEAVKTLEARHGRTPTEIELAEHMELSVGELEKMIQEANAVGLISLNKKWYETDSYKDVREIDILEDKKSDDPTRRVQKSDLMRLVTKGLNRNERLIIILYYYEELTMKEIGATLDLSESRVSQMHSAIVQRLQGQLGRRRPEFGVA
- a CDS encoding DUF374 domain-containing protein, with the translated sequence MKISPRLIAWPIAAYVLLLRRTCRLRVHGDPRPELHRRGERLAYSILHAHQLAAAINTDPDTAAMVSQSGDGDLVVRAFRALGVTPVRGSSQKGGRDRGGVAALDALVDHVSAGSPAIIAVDGPRGPRGRVRKGIAALALRADATVVNVILVPRWRLRITLSWDRFQVPLPFSRIDAYFAEPIRPEPNEGIESVRRRIETALNALELEHDPSEALPPAGKARGGKRGRRHRGKAA